Proteins found in one Helicobacter sp. NHP19-003 genomic segment:
- the rplD gene encoding 50S ribosomal protein L4, whose translation MKARVLDQQCQEVGQLDLPERFKDIKEHNLYLYIKHYRALARANTAKSKNRGEVSGGGRKPWSQKGGGRARAGSITSPVFVGGGVSHGATNERNYNLKINKKQKRLALEYALAQKALHNNLVVVDQIDIASKKTKDASAFVKNLGFRDVLLITRALDEGNYLAFRNLKNCYLLETSEVNAYWIAAFGAVVVEKAAFEALIKAHEGE comes from the coding sequence ATGAAAGCAAGAGTCTTAGACCAGCAGTGTCAAGAAGTCGGGCAATTAGATTTGCCTGAACGCTTCAAGGACATTAAAGAACACAATCTTTATTTATACATCAAGCACTACCGCGCTCTAGCCCGGGCCAACACCGCCAAGAGCAAAAACCGCGGCGAGGTGAGCGGGGGCGGGCGCAAGCCTTGGAGTCAAAAAGGTGGCGGACGCGCCCGCGCGGGGAGCATCACTTCTCCCGTGTTTGTGGGTGGGGGTGTGAGCCACGGGGCGACTAACGAGCGCAATTACAATTTAAAAATCAACAAGAAGCAAAAAAGGCTCGCTTTAGAATACGCCCTAGCCCAAAAAGCCCTACACAATAATTTAGTGGTGGTGGATCAAATCGACATTGCCAGCAAGAAAACCAAAGATGCGTCAGCCTTTGTTAAAAACCTAGGCTTTAGAGATGTCCTTCTCATCACAAGGGCGTTGGATGAGGGCAATTACCTAGCCTTTAGAAACCTTAAAAATTGCTATTTGCTAGAAACGAGTGAAGTGAACGCCTATTGGATCGCTGCTTTTGGAGCAGTGGTGGTGGAGAAAGCCGCCTTTGAGGCGCTCATCAAAGCACATGAAGGAGAATGA
- the rpsQ gene encoding 30S ribosomal protein S17, with product MEQKQAHKRTIQGKVVRRIDARSVVILVERKVVHQKYHKIVKRFKKYTIDDCQNKAEVGDFVSAIECKPVSKTKTFALKEIMLKGV from the coding sequence ATGGAACAGAAGCAAGCCCATAAGCGCACCATTCAGGGTAAGGTGGTGCGCCGGATCGATGCGCGGAGTGTGGTGATTTTAGTGGAGCGCAAGGTCGTACACCAAAAATACCATAAGATCGTGAAGCGTTTTAAGAAATACACCATTGACGATTGCCAAAACAAGGCCGAAGTGGGGGATTTTGTGAGCGCGATTGAGTGTAAACCGGTGTCTAAAACCAAAACCTTTGCGCTCAAAGAAATTATGCTTAAGGGAGTGTAA
- the rplV gene encoding 50S ribosomal protein L22, whose product MSRATLRYTRLSPTKARLLARQVQGMNAEVAIARLEFTPNKAARMLSRVISAAVYNGGHDSKEVEVLSCRVDAGPVLRRHMPRARGRATSIRKPTAHILVEVGKGGQN is encoded by the coding sequence ATGAGTAGGGCAACCCTAAGATACACCAGACTATCCCCCACAAAGGCAAGACTGCTTGCTAGACAAGTGCAAGGGATGAACGCCGAAGTGGCGATTGCACGGCTAGAGTTCACCCCCAACAAGGCCGCACGCATGCTCTCAAGGGTGATCAGTGCGGCGGTTTATAATGGCGGACACGACTCTAAAGAAGTGGAGGTTTTGAGTTGCCGTGTGGATGCGGGTCCTGTGTTAAGACGGCACATGCCAAGAGCTAGGGGGCGCGCCACTTCCATTAGAAAGCCCACCGCACACATTTTAGTCGAAGTGGGTAAGGGAGGGCAAAACTAA
- the rplR gene encoding 50S ribosomal protein L18, whose translation MTKNVLEKKKAQRAKRKMRVRSKVFGTEQRPRVSVFKSNKHLYAQAIDDNNHATLAHVDGKKLGLGKNMEDSKKIATEFAKSLQAKGITQVVFDRNGYLYHGVVAAFAETLRENNIAL comes from the coding sequence ATGACTAAAAATGTGTTAGAAAAGAAAAAAGCCCAACGGGCTAAACGCAAAATGCGGGTACGCTCCAAGGTGTTTGGCACAGAGCAACGCCCCCGTGTGAGCGTCTTTAAATCCAATAAACACCTTTACGCCCAAGCCATAGACGACAACAACCACGCGACTTTAGCCCATGTCGATGGCAAAAAGCTGGGTTTGGGTAAAAACATGGAAGATAGCAAAAAAATCGCCACAGAGTTTGCCAAGAGTTTGCAGGCTAAAGGCATCACGCAAGTTGTGTTTGACCGCAATGGGTATTTATACCACGGCGTGGTGGCGGCGTTTGCTGAAACTTTGCGTGAAAACAACATCGCCCTTTAA
- the rplP gene encoding 50S ribosomal protein L16 has translation MLMPKKTKYRKQMKGRNRGKSYRGASLAFGDIGIKAIEHGRIDSRQIEAARVAMTRHTKRAGKVWIRVFPDKPLTAKPLETRMGKGKGSVEKWVMNIKPGRIVYEMLGIEEGLAREALTLAQRKLPFKTKIVTRESENEVY, from the coding sequence ATGTTGATGCCTAAAAAGACCAAATACCGCAAACAAATGAAAGGGCGCAACCGGGGCAAGTCCTATAGGGGCGCGAGCCTTGCCTTTGGCGACATTGGCATTAAAGCCATTGAACATGGGCGCATCGACTCGCGCCAAATTGAAGCCGCACGGGTGGCGATGACCCGCCACACCAAAAGGGCGGGCAAGGTGTGGATTCGCGTCTTCCCCGATAAACCCCTCACCGCTAAACCCCTTGAAACGAGGATGGGTAAGGGTAAAGGTTCTGTGGAAAAATGGGTGATGAACATTAAGCCCGGGCGCATTGTCTATGAAATGCTAGGCATTGAAGAGGGCTTGGCTAGAGAGGCTTTGACCTTAGCGCAAAGGAAGTTGCCTTTCAAAACAAAGATCGTTACTAGAGAGAGTGAAAATGAAGTTTACTGA
- the rplX gene encoding 50S ribosomal protein L24 yields the protein MRIKKGDLVKVIAGDDKGKVGKVLAVFPKKSMVVVEGCKIVKKSMKPTDDNPKGGHLSKEMPMHISNVKKEEE from the coding sequence ATGCGGATCAAAAAAGGCGACTTGGTGAAGGTCATTGCCGGGGACGATAAGGGCAAAGTGGGCAAGGTTTTGGCGGTGTTTCCTAAAAAATCGATGGTGGTTGTAGAGGGGTGCAAAATTGTGAAAAAAAGCATGAAGCCTACGGACGACAACCCCAAAGGCGGGCATCTCTCTAAAGAAATGCCCATGCATATTTCTAATGTGAAAAAAGAAGAGGAGTAG
- the rpmC gene encoding 50S ribosomal protein L29, which yields MKFTELKDKDTKQLQELLKSKKLELFELRVKLKTMQLNKPSEIRAVRKDIARISTALNAPKA from the coding sequence ATGAAGTTTACTGAGTTGAAAGACAAGGATACAAAGCAATTACAAGAGTTGCTGAAGTCCAAGAAGTTGGAGCTGTTTGAATTGCGGGTGAAGTTGAAAACCATGCAACTCAACAAGCCTAGTGAAATCCGTGCGGTGCGTAAAGACATTGCCCGCATTTCTACGGCTCTAAACGCCCCTAAGGCTTAA
- the rplN gene encoding 50S ribosomal protein L14, whose product MIQSFTRLVVADNSGGKEIMCIKVLGGSHRRYASVGDVIVASVKKAIPNGKVKKGQVVKAVIVRTKKEVQRPNGSLIRFDDNAAVILDAKKDPIGTRIFGPVSREVRYANFMKIISLAPEVL is encoded by the coding sequence ATGATCCAAAGTTTCACTAGGTTAGTGGTGGCAGACAACAGCGGGGGTAAGGAGATCATGTGTATCAAGGTCTTGGGGGGTAGCCATAGGCGCTATGCCAGCGTGGGCGATGTGATCGTGGCTTCTGTGAAAAAGGCAATCCCCAATGGCAAGGTGAAAAAAGGGCAAGTGGTGAAAGCCGTGATTGTCCGCACCAAAAAAGAGGTGCAACGCCCCAATGGCTCTTTGATTCGCTTTGACGACAATGCGGCGGTGATCTTAGATGCTAAGAAAGACCCCATCGGGACCCGCATTTTTGGCCCTGTGAGCCGTGAGGTGCGTTACGCAAACTTCATGAAAATCATTTCTTTGGCTCCGGAGGTGCTTTAA
- the rplB gene encoding 50S ribosomal protein L2, whose protein sequence is MAIKTYKPYTPSRRFMSNLSSSDITAKASVKKLLVKLPAHAGRNNQGRITSRHKEAGAKKLYRIIDFKRNKFGVEGKVAAIEYDPYRNSRIALITYPDGDKRYILQPSGLKVGDIVIAAEGGLDIKPGFAMKLRSIPIGTIVHNIEMHPGAGGQLARSAGMSAQIMGREDKYTILRMPSGEMRYILSECMASIGVVGNEDFINTNIGKAGRNRYRGIRPQTRGSAMNPVDHPHGGGEGKTGSSGHPVSPWGIPAKGYKTRRKKASDRLIISRKKGK, encoded by the coding sequence ATGGCGATTAAAACCTACAAACCCTACACCCCCAGCCGCCGCTTCATGAGCAACTTAAGCTCGAGCGACATCACCGCAAAAGCGAGTGTAAAAAAACTCTTAGTCAAACTCCCCGCCCATGCTGGGCGCAACAACCAAGGGCGCATCACCAGCCGCCACAAAGAGGCGGGGGCAAAAAAGCTTTATCGAATCATTGACTTCAAACGCAATAAATTCGGCGTTGAGGGCAAGGTTGCTGCGATTGAATACGACCCTTACCGCAACTCACGGATTGCGCTCATCACTTACCCCGATGGCGACAAACGCTACATTTTACAGCCCAGCGGGTTGAAGGTGGGCGACATTGTGATTGCAGCTGAGGGCGGGTTAGACATTAAGCCCGGCTTTGCCATGAAGTTAAGGAGCATCCCCATCGGTACCATCGTGCATAACATTGAAATGCACCCCGGGGCAGGCGGACAACTCGCCAGAAGTGCGGGCATGAGTGCGCAGATCATGGGGCGGGAGGACAAATACACCATCTTACGCATGCCCAGTGGCGAAATGCGTTACATTTTAAGCGAATGCATGGCGAGCATCGGCGTGGTGGGCAATGAAGACTTCATCAACACCAACATTGGTAAGGCGGGACGCAACCGCTACAGAGGCATCCGTCCACAAACCAGGGGCTCTGCCATGAACCCCGTAGACCACCCACACGGCGGGGGTGAGGGTAAAACCGGCTCGAGCGGACACCCTGTATCGCCTTGGGGCATCCCGGCTAAGGGCTACAAAACTAGACGCAAAAAAGCAAGCGATCGCTTGATCATTTCACGCAAGAAAGGCAAATAA
- a CDS encoding 50S ribosomal protein L23, translating into MADITDIKSILYTEKSLSMQENGVIVVQTTMGVSKNQLKAIFKDYFGFVPLKINSLRQEGKVKRFKGRMGQRNGYKKFYVKIPKDANITALSA; encoded by the coding sequence ATGGCAGACATCACAGACATTAAATCCATTCTTTACACCGAAAAATCCCTGTCCATGCAGGAAAATGGGGTGATTGTGGTACAAACCACAATGGGTGTCAGCAAAAACCAGCTCAAGGCGATCTTTAAAGATTACTTTGGCTTCGTGCCCTTAAAAATCAACTCACTCAGGCAAGAGGGCAAGGTGAAACGCTTTAAGGGCAGAATGGGGCAACGCAATGGCTATAAAAAGTTCTATGTCAAAATCCCCAAAGACGCAAACATCACCGCTTTGAGCGCATAA
- the rplE gene encoding 50S ribosomal protein L5: protein MYGLKSFYEKEVKGKLAEELNIKNPMLLPKIEKIVLSVGAGAYAKDMKIMQNIAQTLSLIAGQKAVITMAKKSVAGFKIRERMAVGVKVTLRNKIMYNFLEKLIVIALPRVKDFRGVSKSGFDGRGNYGFGLSEQLIFPEVVYDDIMVTHGLNIAIITSTNSDKEAFKLLELLGIPFAKGR from the coding sequence ATGTATGGCTTGAAGAGCTTCTATGAAAAAGAAGTGAAGGGTAAATTAGCCGAAGAGCTCAACATTAAAAACCCCATGTTGCTCCCCAAAATTGAAAAAATCGTTTTGAGTGTAGGGGCGGGGGCTTATGCCAAAGACATGAAAATCATGCAAAACATCGCCCAAACCCTTTCTTTGATCGCCGGGCAAAAAGCGGTCATCACGATGGCGAAAAAATCCGTGGCCGGGTTTAAAATCCGTGAGCGCATGGCAGTGGGGGTGAAAGTGACTTTACGTAATAAAATCATGTACAACTTCCTAGAAAAGTTGATCGTGATCGCTCTGCCTAGGGTAAAGGACTTTAGGGGTGTGTCAAAAAGTGGTTTTGATGGGCGGGGCAATTATGGTTTTGGCTTAAGCGAACAGCTCATCTTCCCCGAAGTGGTCTATGACGACATCATGGTTACACACGGGCTCAACATCGCCATCATCACTTCTACAAACAGCGACAAGGAGGCATTTAAGTTGTTAGAATTACTTGGAATACCATTTGCGAAAGGACGCTAA
- the rpsJ gene encoding 30S ribosomal protein S10, whose amino-acid sequence MEKIRLKLKAYDHRVLDRSVVAIVEAVKRSGSEIRGPIPLPTHNRRYTVLRSPHINKDSREQFEIRVHSRLIDIMAATPETVDSLMKLDLAPEVDVEVTSMESK is encoded by the coding sequence ATGGAAAAAATACGACTCAAGCTCAAAGCCTACGACCATAGGGTTTTGGATCGTTCGGTGGTGGCGATTGTGGAAGCGGTGAAACGCTCTGGCTCAGAGATCAGGGGACCAATCCCTCTACCCACACACAACAGGCGTTACACCGTGTTGCGCTCTCCGCACATCAACAAAGACTCGAGAGAGCAATTTGAAATCCGTGTACACAGCCGCCTCATTGACATCATGGCCGCCACCCCAGAAACCGTGGATAGCCTCATGAAACTTGATTTAGCCCCCGAAGTGGATGTAGAAGTGACTTCAATGGAGTCGAAATAA
- the rpsH gene encoding 30S ribosomal protein S8 gives MVNDIVADSLTRIRNASMRRLEVTELYYAKIVVSILGIFKNRGFITNYNVIEKAGKPFISVELAYDEKGKAVINEIKRLSKPGRRVYRQSKELKRFKNGYGVVVVSTSKGVITNEEAYKQNVGGEVLCSIW, from the coding sequence ATGGTTAATGATATTGTAGCAGATTCTCTAACACGCATCCGCAATGCGAGCATGCGCCGTTTGGAAGTTACAGAGCTTTATTACGCCAAAATCGTGGTGTCCATCCTAGGAATCTTTAAAAACAGGGGTTTCATCACAAATTATAATGTGATCGAAAAAGCGGGCAAGCCTTTTATCTCTGTAGAACTTGCCTATGACGAAAAGGGCAAGGCAGTCATCAATGAGATCAAACGCCTAAGCAAGCCCGGGCGCAGGGTGTATCGCCAATCTAAAGAGTTGAAACGCTTTAAGAACGGCTATGGCGTGGTGGTGGTGAGCACCAGCAAAGGGGTCATCACCAATGAGGAAGCCTACAAGCAAAATGTGGGCGGTGAAGTGCTTTGCAGCATTTGGTAG
- the rplC gene encoding 50S ribosomal protein L3 — translation MEYLVRKVGMSRVVGANSTPVTLLKILDSKVCEVKEGGQLLVAYPLHKTKNKAIAGQQKKYNLSAEFNHFATLQGQAQELGDLSLEPLENAARIKATFYTKGRGFSGAMKRWNFQGGPAAHGSRFHRRLGSIGNREWPGRVQKGKKMAGHYGNEKVTCHNEVLSFNKESKILVLKGSVAGYSGAYGRISIQKGK, via the coding sequence ATGGAATACTTAGTACGAAAAGTTGGGATGAGCCGTGTTGTGGGTGCAAACAGCACGCCCGTAACCTTGCTAAAAATTTTAGACAGCAAGGTGTGCGAGGTCAAGGAGGGTGGGCAGCTTCTAGTCGCCTACCCCTTGCATAAAACCAAGAACAAAGCCATCGCAGGGCAACAAAAAAAGTACAACTTGAGCGCAGAGTTTAACCACTTTGCGACTTTGCAAGGACAAGCGCAAGAGTTGGGCGATTTGAGTTTAGAACCCCTAGAAAACGCCGCCCGCATCAAAGCCACCTTTTACACCAAAGGGCGGGGCTTTAGCGGAGCGATGAAACGGTGGAACTTTCAAGGTGGGCCAGCAGCGCACGGCAGCCGCTTCCACCGCCGCTTAGGCTCTATCGGTAACAGAGAGTGGCCCGGACGCGTGCAAAAGGGCAAGAAAATGGCAGGGCATTATGGCAATGAAAAAGTTACATGCCACAACGAAGTCCTGTCTTTCAACAAAGAGAGCAAAATTTTGGTGTTGAAAGGGTCTGTGGCCGGCTATAGCGGAGCTTATGGCAGGATCAGCATCCAGAAAGGGAAGTAA
- the rplF gene encoding 50S ribosomal protein L6 has product MSRIGKKIINIPSGVQVSVEHTKLVFKNQKITQELETHGRVKILLEGNTLRFEPVGENAQDKAFWGTYGALASNIVTGLDKGFSKVLEVNGVGYKVALGHKVLELSLGFSHPVKYPIPDGVDMVVDKNTITIKGSNKQQIGQIAADIRAFRPPEPYKGKGIKYKDEVIIRKAGKTAKK; this is encoded by the coding sequence ATGTCAAGAATCGGTAAAAAAATCATCAATATCCCTAGTGGGGTGCAAGTGAGTGTTGAGCACACAAAACTTGTGTTTAAAAACCAAAAAATCACCCAAGAGCTCGAAACGCACGGACGGGTGAAAATCCTTTTAGAGGGCAATACTCTCCGTTTTGAGCCTGTGGGTGAAAACGCCCAAGACAAAGCCTTTTGGGGGACTTATGGGGCTTTGGCGAGCAACATTGTAACCGGGCTAGACAAGGGCTTTAGCAAGGTGCTCGAAGTCAATGGCGTGGGCTATAAGGTGGCACTAGGGCATAAGGTTTTAGAGCTCAGTCTAGGCTTTAGCCACCCGGTCAAATACCCCATCCCCGATGGCGTGGATATGGTGGTGGATAAAAACACCATCACCATCAAGGGGAGCAATAAACAGCAAATCGGGCAGATTGCCGCCGACATTCGGGCTTTCCGCCCCCCTGAGCCTTACAAAGGCAAGGGCATTAAATACAAAGACGAAGTGATCATCCGCAAAGCCGGTAAGACCGCTAAGAAATAG
- the rpsC gene encoding 30S ribosomal protein S3 — protein MGQKVNPIGLRLGINRNWTSRWFPSSNVAVANIEEDYRIRKFLKKELYYAGVSEILIERAAKKLRITVVAARPGLIIGKKGVDIEKIKTSLKNLIKKEIAVNIKEVKRPQADAQLCAENVATQLEKRVAFRRAMKKVMQTAMKSGARGIKVRVSGRLAGAEIARTEWYMEGRVPLHTLRAKIDYGFAEAFTVYGNIGVKVWIFKGEVLHKGIQAEKREENEERAPRARTRRGRE, from the coding sequence ATGGGACAAAAGGTCAATCCTATCGGCTTGAGACTAGGCATTAACCGCAACTGGACTTCCCGTTGGTTTCCTAGCAGCAATGTGGCGGTGGCCAACATTGAAGAAGACTACCGCATCCGCAAATTCCTTAAAAAAGAGCTTTACTACGCCGGCGTGAGCGAGATTTTGATTGAGCGCGCCGCTAAGAAGCTGCGCATCACTGTGGTGGCTGCCCGTCCCGGTCTCATCATTGGCAAAAAGGGCGTGGATATTGAAAAAATCAAAACTTCTTTGAAAAATTTGATTAAAAAAGAAATTGCGGTCAATATCAAAGAGGTCAAACGCCCCCAAGCGGATGCACAGCTTTGTGCCGAGAATGTGGCGACACAATTAGAAAAACGGGTCGCCTTTAGACGCGCCATGAAAAAAGTCATGCAAACCGCCATGAAATCTGGGGCACGGGGGATTAAAGTTCGGGTGTCTGGGCGTTTAGCCGGGGCAGAGATCGCGCGCACCGAGTGGTATATGGAGGGACGCGTCCCCCTACACACTCTAAGGGCTAAGATTGACTACGGCTTTGCCGAAGCCTTCACCGTGTATGGCAACATAGGCGTGAAAGTGTGGATCTTTAAAGGCGAAGTTTTACACAAGGGCATCCAAGCCGAAAAACGCGAAGAAAACGAAGAACGCGCTCCTAGAGCGCGCACTAGAAGAGGGAGAGAATAG
- a CDS encoding ATP-binding protein: MDLGLLNNILENSLTQSKNLKPRNMQATPSTLLYGGAKAGKSSIAILNAAAYKRPVFVDCTDERLHLAELFKVLPAFCQDKSVDLLILKHPPKDFPLLNLPTFITQSTPKNAPKGFKTQPILPLSFAEFIRFHKKEPSTLLARFLKEGNLPELLFCPASEIALKKQALYALTFKDKAPLFKALLPYQTRSLSTHHLYTQLKKTLKISKDSLYAFIAFLQESQTLLSLPSPNRPKLYFYAFSLPYAFSHTHPLPPVFENMLALELIHNFGMSKISCHFNAFLVDHRHLCIPSPFPTLEQLNHTLPLLLKGVATNIGVWIVTINTALKGTCGKHAWQAHGFGDFCLQVLPTL; encoded by the coding sequence ATGGATTTGGGGCTGTTGAACAACATTTTAGAAAACTCTTTAACACAGAGCAAAAATTTAAAACCAAGGAACATGCAGGCCACCCCCTCCACGCTTTTATATGGGGGCGCAAAGGCGGGCAAAAGCTCTATCGCCATTTTAAACGCCGCTGCTTACAAACGCCCGGTGTTCGTGGATTGCACCGATGAACGCTTGCATTTAGCCGAACTCTTTAAAGTCCTGCCGGCATTTTGCCAAGATAAAAGCGTGGATTTACTCATTTTAAAGCACCCTCCAAAAGACTTCCCCCTTTTAAATCTGCCCACCTTCATCACCCAAAGCACGCCTAAAAACGCCCCTAAAGGTTTTAAGACCCAACCCATTTTGCCCTTGAGTTTTGCCGAGTTTATCCGCTTTCATAAAAAAGAGCCCAGCACGCTCTTAGCCCGCTTTTTAAAAGAAGGCAATTTACCCGAACTGCTCTTTTGCCCCGCAAGTGAGATCGCGCTTAAAAAACAAGCCCTCTACGCCCTCACCTTTAAAGACAAAGCCCCGCTTTTTAAAGCCCTGCTGCCCTATCAAACCAGAAGTCTTAGCACCCACCACCTCTACACCCAGCTTAAAAAAACCCTCAAAATTTCCAAAGACAGCCTTTACGCCTTCATTGCCTTTTTGCAAGAGAGCCAAACCCTTTTGAGTCTGCCAAGCCCCAACCGCCCTAAACTCTACTTTTACGCCTTCTCTTTGCCTTACGCCTTTAGCCACACCCACCCCCTGCCCCCCGTGTTTGAAAACATGCTCGCTTTGGAATTGATCCACAACTTTGGCATGTCTAAAATCTCTTGCCACTTTAACGCCTTTTTGGTCGATCACAGACATTTATGCATCCCCAGCCCTTTTCCCACCCTAGAGCAACTCAACCACACTTTGCCTCTACTCTTAAAAGGTGTGGCAACAAATATTGGAGTGTGGATTGTTACCATCAACACCGCCTTAAAGGGCACTTGTGGCAAGCACGCTTGGCAAGCCCACGGTTTTGGCGACTTTTGCCTGCAAGTGCTCCCCACCCTTTAG
- the rpsS gene encoding 30S ribosomal protein S19 produces the protein MGRSIRKGPFVDKHLMDKTLKHKAKKDNRPIKTWSRRSTILPEMIGLTYNVHNGRIFIPVYITENHVGYKLGEFAPTRTFKGHKGTVQKKIGK, from the coding sequence ATGGGGCGTTCAATTAGAAAAGGTCCTTTTGTGGATAAGCATCTCATGGACAAGACTCTCAAACACAAAGCCAAAAAAGACAATAGACCTATCAAAACATGGTCTCGAAGAAGCACCATTTTGCCCGAGATGATCGGGCTCACCTACAATGTGCACAACGGGCGCATTTTCATCCCCGTTTATATCACAGAAAACCATGTGGGCTATAAACTCGGTGAGTTTGCCCCCACAAGGACTTTTAAGGGGCATAAGGGCACCGTGCAAAAAAAGATAGGTAAATAA
- a CDS encoding type Z 30S ribosomal protein S14, which produces MAKKSIIAKTHRKPKFKVRGYTRCNICGRSHSVYRDFGLCRVCLRKMGNEGLIPGLRKASW; this is translated from the coding sequence ATGGCTAAAAAATCAATCATAGCAAAGACCCACCGCAAGCCTAAGTTTAAAGTGCGTGGCTACACCCGTTGCAACATCTGCGGGCGCTCCCACTCTGTGTATCGTGATTTTGGCTTGTGCCGGGTGTGTTTGCGCAAAATGGGCAATGAGGGCTTGATCCCCGGCCTTAGAAAAGCTAGTTGGTAA
- the ispG gene encoding flavodoxin-dependent (E)-4-hydroxy-3-methylbut-2-enyl-diphosphate synthase, with the protein MRPRVVTKQIFISSTPIGGNAPISTQSMAYSQTCDIPATKAQIDRLKLAGADFVRVAVRHKKDANALKELKKVASLPLIADIHFHHHLALIAAESVDAIRINPGNIGSVENIKAVAKACNARNLPIRIGVNGGSLEKQFELKYGATPEGMVQSALYNIKLLEDVGFSNIKISLKASDVERTITAYEQLRPLTPYPFHLGVTEAGSLFHASIKSAMALGHLLREGIGDTMRVSITGALEEEIKVAKAILRYSGRQKEGITFISCPTCGRIESNLVALMAQVEQKLAHIKIPLDVSVMGCVVNALGEAKHADIAIAFGKKSGLIIKKGQVIHKLPEDQLLETFVKEVQELATQHQNEDTHAKL; encoded by the coding sequence ATGCGCCCACGCGTTGTTACAAAGCAAATTTTTATCAGCTCCACTCCCATAGGGGGCAATGCGCCCATCAGCACACAGAGCATGGCTTACAGCCAAACCTGCGATATACCCGCCACAAAGGCGCAAATCGATCGCTTGAAACTCGCCGGGGCGGACTTTGTCCGGGTGGCGGTGCGTCATAAAAAGGACGCAAACGCCCTCAAAGAGCTTAAAAAAGTCGCCAGCTTGCCCTTAATCGCCGACATACATTTCCACCACCATTTAGCCCTAATCGCCGCTGAAAGCGTGGATGCGATCCGCATCAATCCGGGCAATATCGGCTCTGTGGAGAACATCAAAGCAGTTGCCAAAGCCTGCAATGCCCGCAATTTGCCGATCCGTATAGGGGTCAATGGGGGGAGTTTAGAAAAGCAATTTGAGCTCAAATACGGCGCAACGCCTGAGGGGATGGTGCAATCTGCCCTTTACAACATTAAACTTTTAGAAGATGTGGGCTTTAGCAATATCAAAATCTCTTTGAAAGCCAGTGATGTGGAGCGCACGATCACCGCCTACGAGCAATTACGCCCTTTAACGCCCTACCCCTTCCACTTAGGCGTTACAGAAGCCGGGAGCTTGTTCCACGCAAGCATTAAAAGTGCGATGGCTTTGGGGCATTTATTAAGGGAGGGGATCGGCGACACCATGCGCGTGTCGATCACAGGCGCGCTTGAAGAAGAGATTAAAGTCGCTAAGGCGATTTTGCGCTACAGCGGGCGGCAAAAAGAGGGGATCACTTTTATCTCCTGCCCCACCTGCGGGCGCATTGAGTCTAATTTAGTCGCTTTAATGGCACAAGTGGAGCAAAAGCTCGCCCACATTAAAATCCCCCTAGATGTGAGTGTGATGGGCTGTGTCGTGAATGCCTTAGGTGAGGCTAAGCACGCTGACATCGCCATCGCCTTTGGCAAGAAAAGCGGCCTTATCATCAAAAAAGGGCAAGTGATCCACAAACTTCCCGAAGACCAACTTCTAGAAACCTTTGTGAAAGAAGTGCAAGAATTAGCCACACAACACCAAAACGAGGACACACATGCAAAACTTTAA